A part of Syngnathus acus chromosome 20, fSynAcu1.2, whole genome shotgun sequence genomic DNA contains:
- the LOC119139167 gene encoding inositol monophosphatase 1-like isoform X1, whose amino-acid sequence MDDPWQDCMEHCVEVAKQAGKVIREALQGDVAVMHKSSQVDLVTETDQRVERLIISSIQAKFPTHSFIGEESVAAGAPSILTDEPTWIIDPIDGTTNFVHGFPFVSVSIGFTVKKEIEFGVVYSCIEDKMYTARKGKGAFCNGLPIKVSGQEDVSRSLVLTEVNFKKDTQSFDMMLANLRSILAIPVHGIRSPGSAAVNMCLVASGAADAYYHQGIHCWDMAGGAAVLTEAGGVVLDISGGPFDLMSRRLIAASTPALARHLAGHIAEFHVGRDDADGS is encoded by the exons ATGGATGATCCTTGGCAGGACTGCATGGAGCACTGCGTGGAAGTAGCCAAGCAAGCTGGCAAG GTGATCCGTGAGGCCCTCCAGGGCGACGTCGCCGTCATGCACAAGAGCTCGCAAGTGGACCTTGTAACCGAGACGGACCAGAGAGTGGAGCGCCTCATCATATCTTCCATCCAGGCAAAGTTTCCCACGCACAG CTTCATCGGCGAGGAGTCGGTGGCGGCGGGTGCCCCGAGCATCCTCACCGATGAGCCTACTTGGATCATCGACCCGATCGATGGCACCACCAACTTTGTGCACGG gTTCCCTTTTGTGTCCGTGTCCATCGGCTTCACGGTGAAGAAAGAG ATCGAGTTTGGGGTTGTGTACAGTTGCATCGAGGACAAAATGTACACAGCGCGCAAAGGCAAAGGCGCCTTCTGCAACGGCCTTCCCATCAAAGTGTCGGGACAGGAAG ATGTCAGCCGCAGCCTGGTGCTGACCGAGGTGAACTTCAAAAAGGATACGCAAAGTTTTGACATGATGTTGGCCAACCTCAGGAGCATCCTCGCCATCCCTGTGCATGG CATCCGCTCGCCGGGCAGCGCCGCCGTCAACATGTGCCTGGTGGCCAGCGGCGCGGCCGACGCGTACTACCACCAGGGAATCCATTGCTGGGACATGGCTGGCGGCGCCGCCGTGCTCACAGAGGCCGGAGGAGTCGTGTTGGATATTTCAG GTGGGCCCTTTGATCTGATGTCCCGTCGACTGATTGCGGCCAGCACCCCAGCGCTGGCCCGGCATCTCGCCGGGCACATCGCAGAGTTTCACGTCGGCAGGGATGATGCAGATGGctcgtaa
- the LOC119139167 gene encoding inositol monophosphatase 1-like isoform X2 — MDIIFGVIREALQGDVAVMHKSSQVDLVTETDQRVERLIISSIQAKFPTHSFIGEESVAAGAPSILTDEPTWIIDPIDGTTNFVHGFPFVSVSIGFTVKKEIEFGVVYSCIEDKMYTARKGKGAFCNGLPIKVSGQEDVSRSLVLTEVNFKKDTQSFDMMLANLRSILAIPVHGIRSPGSAAVNMCLVASGAADAYYHQGIHCWDMAGGAAVLTEAGGVVLDISGGPFDLMSRRLIAASTPALARHLAGHIAEFHVGRDDADGS; from the exons ATGGACATTATATTTGGG GTGATCCGTGAGGCCCTCCAGGGCGACGTCGCCGTCATGCACAAGAGCTCGCAAGTGGACCTTGTAACCGAGACGGACCAGAGAGTGGAGCGCCTCATCATATCTTCCATCCAGGCAAAGTTTCCCACGCACAG CTTCATCGGCGAGGAGTCGGTGGCGGCGGGTGCCCCGAGCATCCTCACCGATGAGCCTACTTGGATCATCGACCCGATCGATGGCACCACCAACTTTGTGCACGG gTTCCCTTTTGTGTCCGTGTCCATCGGCTTCACGGTGAAGAAAGAG ATCGAGTTTGGGGTTGTGTACAGTTGCATCGAGGACAAAATGTACACAGCGCGCAAAGGCAAAGGCGCCTTCTGCAACGGCCTTCCCATCAAAGTGTCGGGACAGGAAG ATGTCAGCCGCAGCCTGGTGCTGACCGAGGTGAACTTCAAAAAGGATACGCAAAGTTTTGACATGATGTTGGCCAACCTCAGGAGCATCCTCGCCATCCCTGTGCATGG CATCCGCTCGCCGGGCAGCGCCGCCGTCAACATGTGCCTGGTGGCCAGCGGCGCGGCCGACGCGTACTACCACCAGGGAATCCATTGCTGGGACATGGCTGGCGGCGCCGCCGTGCTCACAGAGGCCGGAGGAGTCGTGTTGGATATTTCAG GTGGGCCCTTTGATCTGATGTCCCGTCGACTGATTGCGGCCAGCACCCCAGCGCTGGCCCGGCATCTCGCCGGGCACATCGCAGAGTTTCACGTCGGCAGGGATGATGCAGATGGctcgtaa